Proteins co-encoded in one Candidatus Nanopelagicales bacterium genomic window:
- a CDS encoding Mrp/NBP35 family ATP-binding protein — MAQVTTDAVHSALDSVLDPEIGKPITELGMVGPIDIRPDGSVDVTVLLTISGCPMQDAIRTRVTEAVSAVAGVTAVLVRLETMSEEQRKNLRDRLSGPVREIPFNRPGSLTRCYAVTSGKGGVGKSSITVNIAVSLASRGLAVGVLDSDIYGHSVPGMLGIKQNPTVVDGMLMPPSANGVKAISMLPFKPGGSTEPVAFRGPMLHRAVEQFLTDVYWGDLDVLLLDLPPGTGDVPISVAQLLPSAELLVVTTPQSAAAEVAVRAGMLAKQTHQKIVGVVENMSAFPCPHCGEPIELFGTGGGKLVAETLSQALGANVPLIGQVPFDVRLREGGDSGEPLVAHEPQSQAARALDAIADQLADNKRGLVGMDLGMTPVGR, encoded by the coding sequence ATGGCGCAAGTAACAACCGATGCGGTTCACTCAGCTCTTGACTCAGTGCTCGATCCGGAGATCGGCAAGCCGATCACAGAACTGGGGATGGTCGGCCCCATAGACATCCGTCCCGATGGATCCGTCGACGTCACTGTGCTGCTCACGATCAGCGGTTGCCCCATGCAGGACGCGATCAGAACCCGCGTGACCGAGGCGGTAAGCGCGGTGGCTGGGGTCACAGCCGTCTTGGTGCGCCTGGAAACCATGAGCGAGGAGCAGCGCAAGAACCTGCGAGACAGACTCAGCGGCCCGGTCAGGGAGATTCCGTTCAACCGCCCAGGCTCGCTGACACGCTGCTACGCCGTCACGTCCGGTAAGGGCGGGGTCGGCAAGTCTTCCATCACAGTCAACATCGCCGTCTCACTCGCGTCGCGCGGCCTGGCGGTGGGGGTACTGGACTCAGACATCTACGGTCATTCGGTTCCGGGGATGCTGGGCATCAAGCAGAATCCGACGGTCGTGGACGGGATGCTCATGCCGCCGTCCGCCAACGGCGTGAAGGCGATCTCGATGCTGCCGTTCAAGCCTGGAGGATCCACTGAGCCGGTCGCGTTCCGCGGCCCGATGCTGCACCGCGCCGTGGAGCAGTTCCTGACCGATGTCTACTGGGGCGACTTGGACGTCCTTCTGCTCGACCTCCCACCGGGGACTGGCGACGTGCCGATCTCGGTCGCCCAGCTACTGCCGTCAGCCGAGCTGTTGGTCGTCACGACCCCGCAATCGGCAGCTGCCGAGGTGGCCGTGCGCGCCGGGATGCTGGCGAAGCAGACGCATCAGAAGATCGTCGGCGTCGTTGAAAACATGAGCGCGTTTCCGTGCCCTCACTGCGGGGAACCGATCGAGCTGTTCGGCACGGGTGGAGGAAAGCTCGTCGCCGAGACGCTGTCGCAGGCTCTGGGCGCGAACGTTCCCCTGATCGGCCAAGTTCCGTTCGATGTTCGATTGCGTGAAGGCGGTGACTCCGGCGAGCCGCTCGTCGCGCATGAGCCACAATCCCAGGCGGCGCGTGCCCTGGATGC
- a CDS encoding GspE/PulE family protein — MPRRLGDVLLEWGTVTQDELAAALARQREDPTHRRLGHLLVEHGELDEKTLAAALAATHNLQSVDLDAVEIDRNLARKVPRTIAERHLVLPISQDNEVITVAVGDPVDVVALDEVRSRLSCDRVNIVVAPESQIRHRLAGIWGDAVSRQVVEKFVEDLPVDTKQQEGDDPDAGAVAVVNQILSSAAHREASDIHIEPLIDGVRVRIRVDGVLQELLRLPRAGLGSLVARLKIVSGLDVMQRRVPQDGRTTLRIGRQNRDIRVSTLPSIHGETIVLRLLPTHSDLPSLDALGMTKGQIELLRETLNRPQGLVLVTGPTGSGKSITLHASLEEVRDDKRNIISLEDPVEVDMPGLTQVPINDAIGMTFPTGLQAALRQDPDVIMVGESRDLETAQMAVRAALTGHLVLTTLHTLDAPSALTRLMEMGIPTYLVTASLRLIIAQRLLRRPCPKCAKPHVPDDDTCARLGLAPEQAKRMVRGEGCRQCDKTGFKGRIGVYSFLNVGERVRQNLLDGVSEPEMLATARAAGWQTLAERAVEMAMEGLTTPSEILRTIVTEYDPRPTVSEP; from the coding sequence ATGCCTCGTAGGTTGGGCGACGTCCTTCTCGAGTGGGGGACAGTCACTCAGGATGAGCTAGCCGCAGCGCTGGCGCGGCAACGCGAAGATCCCACGCACAGAAGGCTGGGCCACCTGCTGGTCGAGCACGGTGAACTCGACGAGAAGACGCTGGCTGCCGCACTAGCCGCAACGCACAATCTGCAGAGCGTAGACCTAGACGCCGTCGAAATCGACCGCAATCTTGCCCGCAAAGTCCCGCGCACCATAGCTGAGCGGCATCTCGTTCTCCCGATCTCGCAAGACAATGAGGTGATCACAGTCGCCGTCGGGGACCCTGTTGACGTCGTGGCACTTGACGAAGTCCGCTCGCGGCTCAGTTGCGATCGCGTCAACATCGTCGTTGCGCCCGAGTCCCAGATCCGCCACAGGTTGGCTGGCATCTGGGGGGATGCGGTAAGCCGACAAGTGGTTGAGAAGTTCGTTGAGGACCTGCCCGTCGACACCAAGCAGCAGGAGGGCGATGACCCTGACGCCGGGGCAGTCGCGGTAGTGAACCAGATCCTGTCCAGCGCCGCTCACCGGGAGGCCAGTGACATCCACATCGAGCCGCTGATCGATGGTGTTCGAGTACGGATCCGGGTCGACGGAGTCCTGCAGGAGCTTCTGCGACTTCCGCGGGCAGGACTGGGCTCGCTCGTGGCCCGTCTGAAGATCGTTTCCGGATTGGACGTGATGCAAAGGCGAGTGCCGCAGGACGGTCGCACTACCCTGCGAATCGGTCGACAGAACAGGGACATCCGAGTGTCCACGCTTCCGTCGATCCACGGCGAGACCATCGTCTTGCGACTGCTCCCGACGCACTCTGATCTACCCTCGCTGGACGCTCTCGGGATGACGAAGGGCCAGATCGAGTTGCTCAGGGAAACACTCAACCGACCCCAGGGACTAGTGCTAGTAACTGGCCCCACCGGGTCAGGCAAGTCGATCACGCTCCACGCATCGCTTGAGGAAGTCCGCGACGACAAGCGCAACATCATCAGCTTGGAAGACCCCGTCGAAGTTGACATGCCCGGCCTGACGCAGGTTCCGATCAACGACGCGATCGGGATGACGTTCCCGACGGGCCTGCAAGCGGCTCTCCGCCAAGACCCCGACGTGATCATGGTGGGGGAATCGCGCGATCTGGAAACCGCTCAGATGGCCGTTCGGGCCGCGCTCACCGGCCACCTAGTGCTGACCACGCTGCACACGCTAGACGCGCCTTCGGCACTTACCCGGCTGATGGAAATGGGCATCCCCACCTACCTTGTCACCGCGAGCCTGCGACTAATCATCGCCCAACGCCTCTTGCGCCGACCCTGCCCCAAATGCGCGAAACCTCATGTTCCCGACGACGACACCTGTGCCAGGCTCGGCCTGGCGCCTGAGCAGGCGAAGCGCATGGTGCGCGGCGAGGGATGTCGGCAGTGCGACAAGACAGGGTTCAAGGGGCGGATCGGCGTGTACAGCTTCCTCAACGTCGGCGAGAGGGTTCGACAGAACCTGCTCGACGGAGTCAGCGAGCCAGAAATGCTCGCAACAGCACGGGCAGCCGGCTGGCAGACGCTAGCAGAGCGTGCCGTTGAGATGGCGATGGAAGGGTTGACTACACCCAGCGAGATCCTGCGAACGATCGTCACCGAGTACGACCCCCGGCCCACTGTGTCGGAGCCGTAG